In the genome of Populus alba chromosome 11, ASM523922v2, whole genome shotgun sequence, one region contains:
- the LOC118047517 gene encoding G-type lectin S-receptor-like serine/threonine-protein kinase At4g27290 isoform X1, whose protein sequence is MTAVWVANTEAPLNDSSGILRLTDEGILVLLNRSRSVIWSSNTSTPARNAVSQLLDSGNLVVKEKGDYNLENLLWQSFEHPGDTMLPEMKIGRNRITGMDWYLTSWKSTDDPSRGNVSTILVPYGYPEILVMENSIVRQRTGPWNGLRFSGSPHLKPNPMYTFEFVYNEKEIFYRYHLRNSSMLTRLVVTQNGDVQRFAWISRTQSWIIYHTATTDNCDRYALCGANGICSIDNSPVCNCLNGFVPNVQSEWKMMDWSSGCLRRTPLNCSGDGFRQLSGLKLPETKTSWFNRSMNLEECRNTCLKNCSCTAFSNLDIRNGGSGCLLWFVDLIDIRTFVDNKPAIYVRMAASELDNGGAVKINAKSNVKKRIIVSTALSTGILFLFLALFWYIWKKKQQKKVLLAGKVTGIVKRSSINNPGEDLDLPLFYLDTLTLATNNFSVDNKLGEGGFGPVYKGTLKDGQEIAVKRLSKNSRQGIDEFKNEVKCIVKLQHRNLVKLLGCCIEGDEYMLIYEFLPNKSLNFFIFENWADETHSLKLDWPKRYNIINGIARGLLYLHQDSRLRVIHRDLKASNVLLDYEMNPKISDFGLARSLGGNETEANTNKVAGTYGYISPEYAIDGLYSLKSDVFSFGVLVLEILSGNRNRGFCHPDHSLNLLGHAWKLFTGGRPLELVSKSIVETCNLSEALRLIHVGLLCVQENPEYRPTMSYVVLMLGNEDALPRPKQPGFYTERDLIIEATYTSNSSQSKPYSANECSISMIEAR, encoded by the exons ATGACTGCTGTTTGGGTTGCCAACACAGAGGCTCCACTTAACGATTCATCGGGTATTTTACGGCTTACAGACGAAGGAATTCTTGTCCTTCTCAATCGTAGCAGGAGTGTGATTTGGTCTTCAAACACGTCAACACCAGCAAGGAATGCAGTTTCACAGCTTTTGGATTCAGGAAACCTTGTTGTGAAAGAAAAGGGTGATTATAACCTAGAAAATCTCTTATGGCAGAGTTTTGAACATCCCGGTGATACAATGTTGCCAGAAATGAAGATAGGACGGAATAGAATAACGGGCATGGACTGGTACCTTACATCATGGAAGTCAACGGATGATCCTTCGAGAGGTAACGTCTCAACAATCCTTGTTCCTTATGGATATCCGGAGATACTTGTGATGGAGAATTCAATTGTGAGGCAACGGACAGGACCGTGGAACGGCCTGCGATTCAGTGGTTCGCCTCATTTGAAACCAAATCCCATGTACacatttgaatttgtttataatGAGAAGGAGATATTCTACCGATATCATCTTCGTAATAGCTCAATGCTTACAAGGCTCGTGGTAACTCAAAATGGCGATGTCCAGCGCTTTGCCTGGATTTCTCGGACACAAAGCTGGATAATATATCATACAGCAACTACTGATAATTGTGATCGTTATGCCCTATGTGGTGCAAATGGTATCTGTAGTATTGACAACTCACCAGTGTGCAATTGTTTGAATGGATTTGTACCGAATGTTCAAAGCGAATGGAAGATGATGGACTGGTCAAGCGGTTGCCTTAGAAGGACTCCACTAAATTGTTCTGGAGATGGGTTTCGACAGCTCTCAGGTTTGAAGTTGCCTGAGACTAAAACATCATGGTTTAACAGGAGTATGAACCTCGAGGAATGCAGGAACACATGCTTGAAGAACTGCAGTTGTACAGCATTTTCAAATTTGGACATCAGGAATGGAGGAAGTGGGTGTTTGCTCTGGTTTGTTGACCTGATTGATATCAGAACTTTCGTTGACAATAAGCCAGCCATTTATGTAAGGATGGCAGCTTCAGAACTAG ATAATGGTGGCGCTGTGAAGATTAATGCTAAATCCAATGTGAAGAAGAGGATCATAGTAAGCACTGCGTTGTCTACAGGGATTCTATTCCTTTTCCTAGCCTTGTTCTGGTATATTTGGAAAAAGAAGCAGCAGAAAAAGG TTCTGCTTGCAGGAAAAGTCACAGGTATTGTTAAGAGAAGTTCAATTAACAATCCAGGAGAAGATCTTGATTTACCGTTGTTCTATTTGGATACCTTGACTCTTGCTACCAATAACTTTTCAGTTGACAACAAGCTTGGAGAAGGGGGTTTCGGACCAGTTTATAAG GGGACGTTGAAAGATGGACAAGAAATAGCTGTGAAGAGGCTCTCTAAGAATTCAAGACAAGGAATTGATGAGTTCAAAAATGAAGTCAAATGCATTGTGAAACTTCAGCACCGGAATCTGGTGAAGCTTCTAGGTTGCTGCATTGAAGGCGATGAGTATATGTTGATCTACGAGTTCCTGCCTAACAAAAGCTTGAACTTCTTTATTTTCG AAAATTGGGCAGATGAAACACACAGCTTGAAACTAGATTGGCCTAAGCGCTACAACATCATCAACGGGATTGCTCGTGGACTCCTTTATCTTCACCAAGATTCAAGACTAAGAGTAATTCATAGAGATCTAAAAGCAAGCAATGTTTTATTGGATTACGAAATGAACCCAAAAATCTCAGACTTTGGCCTGGCTAGAAGTCTTGGAGGAAATGAAACCGAAGCCAATACAAATAAAGTGGCTGGAACATA TGGCTATATATCCCCTGAATATGCAATTGATGGACTCTACTCGCTAAAATCCGACGTCTTCAGCTTTGGAGTGCTGGTGCTAGAGATATTGAGTGGGAACAGGAATCGAGGATTCTGTCATCCTGACCACAGCCTCAACCTTCTGGGGCAC GCTTGGAAGCTGTTTACTGGAGGCAGGCCTTTGGAACTGGTTTCGAAATCAATAGTTGAAACTTGCAATTTATCTGAAGCGCTCCGTTTGATTCACGTGGGTTTATTATGTGTGCAAGAGAATCCAGAATACAGGCCAACCATGTCATATGTGGTTTTGATGTTGGGTAATGAAGATGCCTTGCCTCGGCCTAAACAACCTGGTTTTTACACTGAAAGGGATTTGATAATTGAAGCAACTTATACATCAAATTCAAGCCAGAGCAAACCATATTCGGCTAATGAATGCTCGATTTCGATGATAGAGGCAAGATAA
- the LOC118047517 gene encoding G-type lectin S-receptor-like serine/threonine-protein kinase At4g27290 isoform X3 — protein MTAVWVANTEAPLNDSSGILRLTDEGILVLLNRSRSVIWSSNTSTPARNAVSQLLDSGNLVVKEKGDYNLENLLWQSFEHPGDTMLPEMKIGRNRITGMDWYLTSWKSTDDPSRGNVSTILVPYGYPEILVMENSIVRQRTGPWNGLRFSGSPHLKPNPMYTFEFVYNEKEIFYRYHLRNSSMLTRLVVTQNGDVQRFAWISRTQSWIIYHTATTDNCDRYALCGANGICSIDNSPVCNCLNGFVPNVQSEWKMMDWSSGCLRRTPLNCSGDGFRQLSGLKLPETKTSWFNRSMNLEECRNTCLKNCSCTAFSNLDIRNGGSGCLLWFVDLIDIRTFVDNKPAIYVRMAASELDNGGAVKINAKSNVKKRIIVSTALSTGILFLFLALFWYIWKKKQQKKGKVTGIVKRSSINNPGEDLDLPLFYLDTLTLATNNFSVDNKLGEGGFGPVYKGTLKDGQEIAVKRLSKNSRQGIDEFKNEVKCIVKLQHRNLVKLLGCCIEGDEYMLIYEFLPNKSLNFFIFENWADETHSLKLDWPKRYNIINGIARGLLYLHQDSRLRVIHRDLKASNVLLDYEMNPKISDFGLARSLGGNETEANTNKVAGTYGYISPEYAIDGLYSLKSDVFSFGVLVLEILSGNRNRGFCHPDHSLNLLGHAWKLFTGGRPLELVSKSIVETCNLSEALRLIHVGLLCVQENPEYRPTMSYVVLMLGNEDALPRPKQPGFYTERDLIIEATYTSNSSQSKPYSANECSISMIEAR, from the exons ATGACTGCTGTTTGGGTTGCCAACACAGAGGCTCCACTTAACGATTCATCGGGTATTTTACGGCTTACAGACGAAGGAATTCTTGTCCTTCTCAATCGTAGCAGGAGTGTGATTTGGTCTTCAAACACGTCAACACCAGCAAGGAATGCAGTTTCACAGCTTTTGGATTCAGGAAACCTTGTTGTGAAAGAAAAGGGTGATTATAACCTAGAAAATCTCTTATGGCAGAGTTTTGAACATCCCGGTGATACAATGTTGCCAGAAATGAAGATAGGACGGAATAGAATAACGGGCATGGACTGGTACCTTACATCATGGAAGTCAACGGATGATCCTTCGAGAGGTAACGTCTCAACAATCCTTGTTCCTTATGGATATCCGGAGATACTTGTGATGGAGAATTCAATTGTGAGGCAACGGACAGGACCGTGGAACGGCCTGCGATTCAGTGGTTCGCCTCATTTGAAACCAAATCCCATGTACacatttgaatttgtttataatGAGAAGGAGATATTCTACCGATATCATCTTCGTAATAGCTCAATGCTTACAAGGCTCGTGGTAACTCAAAATGGCGATGTCCAGCGCTTTGCCTGGATTTCTCGGACACAAAGCTGGATAATATATCATACAGCAACTACTGATAATTGTGATCGTTATGCCCTATGTGGTGCAAATGGTATCTGTAGTATTGACAACTCACCAGTGTGCAATTGTTTGAATGGATTTGTACCGAATGTTCAAAGCGAATGGAAGATGATGGACTGGTCAAGCGGTTGCCTTAGAAGGACTCCACTAAATTGTTCTGGAGATGGGTTTCGACAGCTCTCAGGTTTGAAGTTGCCTGAGACTAAAACATCATGGTTTAACAGGAGTATGAACCTCGAGGAATGCAGGAACACATGCTTGAAGAACTGCAGTTGTACAGCATTTTCAAATTTGGACATCAGGAATGGAGGAAGTGGGTGTTTGCTCTGGTTTGTTGACCTGATTGATATCAGAACTTTCGTTGACAATAAGCCAGCCATTTATGTAAGGATGGCAGCTTCAGAACTAG ATAATGGTGGCGCTGTGAAGATTAATGCTAAATCCAATGTGAAGAAGAGGATCATAGTAAGCACTGCGTTGTCTACAGGGATTCTATTCCTTTTCCTAGCCTTGTTCTGGTATATTTGGAAAAAGAAGCAGCAGAAAAAGG GAAAAGTCACAGGTATTGTTAAGAGAAGTTCAATTAACAATCCAGGAGAAGATCTTGATTTACCGTTGTTCTATTTGGATACCTTGACTCTTGCTACCAATAACTTTTCAGTTGACAACAAGCTTGGAGAAGGGGGTTTCGGACCAGTTTATAAG GGGACGTTGAAAGATGGACAAGAAATAGCTGTGAAGAGGCTCTCTAAGAATTCAAGACAAGGAATTGATGAGTTCAAAAATGAAGTCAAATGCATTGTGAAACTTCAGCACCGGAATCTGGTGAAGCTTCTAGGTTGCTGCATTGAAGGCGATGAGTATATGTTGATCTACGAGTTCCTGCCTAACAAAAGCTTGAACTTCTTTATTTTCG AAAATTGGGCAGATGAAACACACAGCTTGAAACTAGATTGGCCTAAGCGCTACAACATCATCAACGGGATTGCTCGTGGACTCCTTTATCTTCACCAAGATTCAAGACTAAGAGTAATTCATAGAGATCTAAAAGCAAGCAATGTTTTATTGGATTACGAAATGAACCCAAAAATCTCAGACTTTGGCCTGGCTAGAAGTCTTGGAGGAAATGAAACCGAAGCCAATACAAATAAAGTGGCTGGAACATA TGGCTATATATCCCCTGAATATGCAATTGATGGACTCTACTCGCTAAAATCCGACGTCTTCAGCTTTGGAGTGCTGGTGCTAGAGATATTGAGTGGGAACAGGAATCGAGGATTCTGTCATCCTGACCACAGCCTCAACCTTCTGGGGCAC GCTTGGAAGCTGTTTACTGGAGGCAGGCCTTTGGAACTGGTTTCGAAATCAATAGTTGAAACTTGCAATTTATCTGAAGCGCTCCGTTTGATTCACGTGGGTTTATTATGTGTGCAAGAGAATCCAGAATACAGGCCAACCATGTCATATGTGGTTTTGATGTTGGGTAATGAAGATGCCTTGCCTCGGCCTAAACAACCTGGTTTTTACACTGAAAGGGATTTGATAATTGAAGCAACTTATACATCAAATTCAAGCCAGAGCAAACCATATTCGGCTAATGAATGCTCGATTTCGATGATAGAGGCAAGATAA
- the LOC118047517 gene encoding G-type lectin S-receptor-like serine/threonine-protein kinase At4g27290 isoform X2, whose product MTAVWVANTEAPLNDSSGILRLTDEGILVLLNRSRSVIWSSNTSTPARNAVSQLLDSGNLVVKEKGDYNLENLLWQSFEHPGDTMLPEMKIGRNRITGMDWYLTSWKSTDDPSRGNVSTILVPYGYPEILVMENSIVRQRTGPWNGLRFSGSPHLKPNPMYTFEFVYNEKEIFYRYHLRNSSMLTRLVVTQNGDVQRFAWISRTQSWIIYHTATTDNCDRYALCGANGICSIDNSPVCNCLNGFVPNVQSEWKMMDWSSGCLRRTPLNCSGDGFRQLSGLKLPETKTSWFNRSMNLEECRNTCLKNCSCTAFSNLDIRNGGSGCLLWFVDLIDIRTFVDNKPAIYVRMAASELDNGGAVKINAKSNVKKRIIVSTALSTGILFLFLALFWYIWKKKQQKKVLLAGKVTGIVKRSSINNPGEDLDLPLFYLDTLTLATNNFSVDNKLGEGGFGPVYKGTLKDGQEIAVKRLSKNSRQGIDEFKNEVKCIVKLQHRNLVKLLGCCIEGDEYMLIYEFLPNKSLNFFIFDETHSLKLDWPKRYNIINGIARGLLYLHQDSRLRVIHRDLKASNVLLDYEMNPKISDFGLARSLGGNETEANTNKVAGTYGYISPEYAIDGLYSLKSDVFSFGVLVLEILSGNRNRGFCHPDHSLNLLGHAWKLFTGGRPLELVSKSIVETCNLSEALRLIHVGLLCVQENPEYRPTMSYVVLMLGNEDALPRPKQPGFYTERDLIIEATYTSNSSQSKPYSANECSISMIEAR is encoded by the exons ATGACTGCTGTTTGGGTTGCCAACACAGAGGCTCCACTTAACGATTCATCGGGTATTTTACGGCTTACAGACGAAGGAATTCTTGTCCTTCTCAATCGTAGCAGGAGTGTGATTTGGTCTTCAAACACGTCAACACCAGCAAGGAATGCAGTTTCACAGCTTTTGGATTCAGGAAACCTTGTTGTGAAAGAAAAGGGTGATTATAACCTAGAAAATCTCTTATGGCAGAGTTTTGAACATCCCGGTGATACAATGTTGCCAGAAATGAAGATAGGACGGAATAGAATAACGGGCATGGACTGGTACCTTACATCATGGAAGTCAACGGATGATCCTTCGAGAGGTAACGTCTCAACAATCCTTGTTCCTTATGGATATCCGGAGATACTTGTGATGGAGAATTCAATTGTGAGGCAACGGACAGGACCGTGGAACGGCCTGCGATTCAGTGGTTCGCCTCATTTGAAACCAAATCCCATGTACacatttgaatttgtttataatGAGAAGGAGATATTCTACCGATATCATCTTCGTAATAGCTCAATGCTTACAAGGCTCGTGGTAACTCAAAATGGCGATGTCCAGCGCTTTGCCTGGATTTCTCGGACACAAAGCTGGATAATATATCATACAGCAACTACTGATAATTGTGATCGTTATGCCCTATGTGGTGCAAATGGTATCTGTAGTATTGACAACTCACCAGTGTGCAATTGTTTGAATGGATTTGTACCGAATGTTCAAAGCGAATGGAAGATGATGGACTGGTCAAGCGGTTGCCTTAGAAGGACTCCACTAAATTGTTCTGGAGATGGGTTTCGACAGCTCTCAGGTTTGAAGTTGCCTGAGACTAAAACATCATGGTTTAACAGGAGTATGAACCTCGAGGAATGCAGGAACACATGCTTGAAGAACTGCAGTTGTACAGCATTTTCAAATTTGGACATCAGGAATGGAGGAAGTGGGTGTTTGCTCTGGTTTGTTGACCTGATTGATATCAGAACTTTCGTTGACAATAAGCCAGCCATTTATGTAAGGATGGCAGCTTCAGAACTAG ATAATGGTGGCGCTGTGAAGATTAATGCTAAATCCAATGTGAAGAAGAGGATCATAGTAAGCACTGCGTTGTCTACAGGGATTCTATTCCTTTTCCTAGCCTTGTTCTGGTATATTTGGAAAAAGAAGCAGCAGAAAAAGG TTCTGCTTGCAGGAAAAGTCACAGGTATTGTTAAGAGAAGTTCAATTAACAATCCAGGAGAAGATCTTGATTTACCGTTGTTCTATTTGGATACCTTGACTCTTGCTACCAATAACTTTTCAGTTGACAACAAGCTTGGAGAAGGGGGTTTCGGACCAGTTTATAAG GGGACGTTGAAAGATGGACAAGAAATAGCTGTGAAGAGGCTCTCTAAGAATTCAAGACAAGGAATTGATGAGTTCAAAAATGAAGTCAAATGCATTGTGAAACTTCAGCACCGGAATCTGGTGAAGCTTCTAGGTTGCTGCATTGAAGGCGATGAGTATATGTTGATCTACGAGTTCCTGCCTAACAAAAGCTTGAACTTCTTTATTTTCG ATGAAACACACAGCTTGAAACTAGATTGGCCTAAGCGCTACAACATCATCAACGGGATTGCTCGTGGACTCCTTTATCTTCACCAAGATTCAAGACTAAGAGTAATTCATAGAGATCTAAAAGCAAGCAATGTTTTATTGGATTACGAAATGAACCCAAAAATCTCAGACTTTGGCCTGGCTAGAAGTCTTGGAGGAAATGAAACCGAAGCCAATACAAATAAAGTGGCTGGAACATA TGGCTATATATCCCCTGAATATGCAATTGATGGACTCTACTCGCTAAAATCCGACGTCTTCAGCTTTGGAGTGCTGGTGCTAGAGATATTGAGTGGGAACAGGAATCGAGGATTCTGTCATCCTGACCACAGCCTCAACCTTCTGGGGCAC GCTTGGAAGCTGTTTACTGGAGGCAGGCCTTTGGAACTGGTTTCGAAATCAATAGTTGAAACTTGCAATTTATCTGAAGCGCTCCGTTTGATTCACGTGGGTTTATTATGTGTGCAAGAGAATCCAGAATACAGGCCAACCATGTCATATGTGGTTTTGATGTTGGGTAATGAAGATGCCTTGCCTCGGCCTAAACAACCTGGTTTTTACACTGAAAGGGATTTGATAATTGAAGCAACTTATACATCAAATTCAAGCCAGAGCAAACCATATTCGGCTAATGAATGCTCGATTTCGATGATAGAGGCAAGATAA